Within the Tursiops truncatus isolate mTurTru1 chromosome 19, mTurTru1.mat.Y, whole genome shotgun sequence genome, the region TCACTGGAGGTGGTGGAGGCAGGCGAGGCCCCGTTCAGAGATGCGGGGGCAGCCGGCCAGCGAGAGCTCTCGTAGCGAGTTGGCTAGCTGGTAGAGGCGGCTGAGACACCAGTCATCCACGTGGGGACAACACTGCAGCGACAGGGACTGGAGCTCCTTCAGGGCCACTGCAGGGGCAGAGGGCAGACGGCACTGAGGGTCCTTCTGGGGCCCACCACGAAAGGGAAAGCGCAGACCTTGCCCACCTCCACCCGTCCCCGCCACACCCCACTCACAGAGGTTGTCCAGGCCTTGGTAGGTGATGGCACAGCCGCTGGCGTCAACAGCTTCTATAGGCACCTCCCGGAGCTTCCAGAGCTCACCAGAGAGACCACGCCCATTTGGCCGCATCCACTCCTTGTCCTGAAACCtggaaggggggagagggagtgTCAGCAGGGTCCCCCAGGCCACCAACCTCTTGAGAACACTCCCAGCCCCGTAATAAGAGAACATGGCACACGCACTACACACCAGGCCCTGAACTAAGGGCTTTACGCGTCTGGTCTCGCTGGATCCCCTGACAACCCCATCAAAGATGGAACATCTGGCCAATTTTACATACCGGGAAGTTGAGGGTCGGAGAGATTActgagaacagagaaaagagctATACGACAAGAATCCTTGTAGATGGGCAAAAGTTGAGGTGTTTTCAGACAGGTACATCATTTCTAAGGAAGGTGCTGGAGGAAGTGCTCAAACCAAGTGAAAATTTTACTTGGAACCAAGATGAGGGAC harbors:
- the DMAC2 gene encoding distal membrane-arm assembly complex protein 2 isoform X3, with the translated sequence MAAPGASLRLVAPVWNRGTSGIRGLSRSVDPEGSQRKGRTLLQFLADHFYDVEAVREYLLQKQVLKVLRKNRFQDKEWMRPNGRGLSGELWKLREVPIEAVDASGCAITYQGLDNLLALKELQSLSLQCCPHVDDWCLSRLYQLANSLRELSLAGCPRISERGLACLHHLQ